The genomic DNA GTCTCCGTGAACGAGCAGGTCGTGCACGGTATCCCGAGCGACCGTGTGCTGCAGCCGGGTGACATCGTCTCGGTCGACTGCGGGGCGCAGTTCCAGGGCTGGAACGGCGACAGCGCGATCACCGTCGTGATCCCCGACCCGTCGCGCGCCGATCTCGTCGCGCAGCGCGAGGAACTCTCGCGCGTCACCGAGGGGTCGATGTGGGCCGGTATCGCGACGATGGCGACGGCGTCGCACCTCGGCGACGTCGGCGCAGCCATTCAGGACTACATCGAGGCGCAGGGATCCTCTGCGGTGACGGGGGAGCCGTACGGCATCCTCCGCGAGTACGTCGGACACGGCATCGGGCGCAAGATGCACGAGGCGCCGAGCGTGTTCAACTACCGGACGCCGGATCCCGGTGCCGAGGTGAAGCCGGGCCTGGTCGTCGCCATCGAGCCGATGGTCACAGCCGGCGGCGAGTTGACGTTCGTCGAGGATGATGACTGGACCGTCTCGACCATCGACGGCACCGACGGCTCGCACTGGGAGCACAGCGTGGCTGTGCACGACGGTGGCATCTGGGTGCTGACGGCGCCTGATGGCGGCGCTGAGGGGCTGGCGCCGTTCGGCGTCACTCCGGTGCCCGTCGCCTAGAACTGCGCAGCTCCAGGCGCTCACAAGAGGCGCATAGGCGCGCCGGGCAAAATAAGATCGTAGGGTGCGCGCTGCGCACGGAGACTTCAGTCGGGTTCGCGCTTCGGGCGAACCTCGAGAGAAACGGAACGCAATGGCCGCTGCGAAGGGCAACACCACCAACTGGTTCGCCATCTGGATATCGATCGCCGTGGTCGTCGTCCTCGTCGGACTCGGCGGCCTCGTCGTCTTCCTGAACAACATGGCCACCGCTCCTGGTGCCGCTCCGAAGAGCGACATCGTCAACGAGGAGACCGGCGCGATCTCCTTCGGCACCGGCGAGGAAGTCGTCGACACGTACGTCGACTTCATGTGCCCCGCCTGCAACGCTTTCGAGGGTCAGTTCGGCGAACAGCTTCAGAGCGCAGCGGCGGACAATGAGATCACCCTCAACATCCACCCGATCTCGATTCTCGACCGCCTGTCGCAGAACACGAACTACTCGACGCGGGCAGCGAATGCGGCGTACTGCGTCGCGGAAGACGCTCCCGACGCCTTCTTGGACTTCTTCAACCTTCTGTACGCGAACCAGCCGGCGGAGAACTCCACCGGTCTGACGGATGACGAACTCGCGGCCTTTGCTGAGCAGGCGGGGTCCGCTGGAGCGGCTGACTGCATCGCGGACGGCACCTTCAGCGACTTCGTCGCGGACCGTACGCCCGAGACGCCTCCGGGCCCGCAGGGCATCAGCACGCCGACGGTCACCATCAACGGAGAGCGTCTCGACCTGCAGGCCGGCGGAGCCGCGGAACTCGCGAAGCTCCTTGGCATCGGCTGATCAACAGACGCGAGGAGGGCGGGCCCGCACAGCGCGGGTCCGCCTTTCCCACGCCGGGGTGTCCGCATTTGCCGGATGCCCCGCCGTCAGATACCATGGATCTTTGGTGCCTTGCGCCTTGATTCGGCGTGTCTGAATCGGCGAAGCATCAATATCCAATCACCCACCGCAGATCGACCGGTCTGCAGAAGCGTCAGCGAGGCTATGGCTAAGAAAGACGGTGTCATCGAGATCGAGGGCGTGATCTCCGAGGCGCTGCCCAACGCGATGTTCCGCGTTGAGCTCGCCAACGGGCACAAGGTCCTTGCAACGATTTCCGGAAAGATGCGGCAGAACTACATCCGCATCATCCCCGAGGACCGCGTGGTCGTGGAGCTCAGCCCCTACGACCTGACGCGCGGTCGTATCGTCTACCGCTACCGCTGATCGGTCGAGAAGTAACGGCCTGATTCCGCGGAGCGGGGTCGGTACGAAGACAGCGAACAGGAAACATCATGAAGGTCAACCCCAGCGTCAAGCCCATCTGCGATCACTGCAAGGTGATCCGCCGTCACGGCCGCGTCATGGTGATCTGCAAGAGCAACCCGCGCCACAAGCAGCGTCAGGGCTGATCTTTCAGATCCCCCAGCACAACTGAATACACAACAGGCAGGATCAGAATCCGCGCAAGCGGGGGACACCTCGGGGCAGAGGCCCGGGCACCGATCCTGCTCCACACCTCTACAACACTCAGGAGAGTCGCATGGCACGTCTTGCCGGCGTTGACATCCCGCGCGATAAGCGCGTGGTGATCGCCCTTACCTACATCTACGGCGTTGGCCGTACCCGTTCTGTCGAGATCCTCAAGGCAACTGAGATCGACGAGAGCATTCGCGTGAAGGACCTCAGCGATGACCAGCTGATCATCCTCCGCGACTACATCGAAGGCAACTACAAGGTGGAGGGTGACCTGCGCCGCGAGGTCGCCGCAGATATCCGCCGCAAGGTCGAGATCGGCTCCTACGAGGGCATCCGCCACCGTCGTGGTCTCCCGGTCCGTGGTCAGCGCACCAAGACCAACGCCCGTACCCGCAAGGGCCCGAAGCGCACCGTCGCAGGCAAGAAGAAGGCCCGCTAAGCAGCGGCCCCAGGGACTAGGAGAACACTTTCATGGCTGCACCCAAGGCCGCCGCGCGCAAGCCGCGCCGCAAGGAAAAGAAGAACATCGCGCTGGGCCAGGCCCACATCAAGTCGACGTTCAACAACACGATCGTCTCGATCACCGACCCGTCCGGCGCTGTCATCAGCTGGGCATCGTCCGGTGGAGTGGGCTTCAAGGGCTCGCGCAAGTCGACCCCGTACGCGGCCGGCATGGCCGCCGAGTCGGCTGCTCGTCAGGCGCAGGAGCACGGCGTCAAGAAGGTCGACGTCTTCGTGAAGGGTCCGGGCTCCGGTCGCGAGACCGCGATCCGCTCGCTGACCGCTGCCGGCCTCGAGGTCGGCTCGATCCAGGACGTGACGCCGCAGGCTCACAACGGCTGCCGTCCGCCGAAGCGCCGCCGCGTCTGATCCGGCAATGACGAGGGATGCTTCGGCATCCCTCGTCATGCCCGCGTGCGGGCACTGATTCAACTAAAGACCTCACCCACCACATGTCATATAGCGGTCATGTGATCGAAAGGAACACAGAGTGCTTATTGCACAGCGTCCCACACTCATCGAGGAAAAGATCGTCGAGAACCGGAGCCGGTTCATCATCGAGCCTCTGGAGCCCGGCTTCGGATACACGATCGGCAACTCGCTGCGTCGCAGCCTGCTGTCGTCGATCCCCGGTGCCGCTGTCACCAGCGTTCGCCTCGACGGTGTGCTGCACGAGTTCAGCACCATCCCCGGCGTGAAGGAGGATGTCACCGAGATCATCCTCAACATCAAGCAGCTCGTCGTCTCGAGCGAGCGCGATGAGCCCATCACGGCTTACCTGCGCAAGACCGGTTCTGGCGAAGTGACCGCTGCAGACATCTCGGCTCCGGCCGGTGTCGAGGTGCACAACCCCGAGCTCGTCATCGCGACCCTGAACGACACCGCGAAGTTCGAACTCGAGCTCACGATCGAGCGCGGCCGTGGCTATGTCTCGGCGACGCAGAACCGCAACGAGTACGCCGAGGCCGGTCAGATCCCGATCGACTCGATCTACTCGCCGGTCCTGAAGGTCAGCTACCGGGTCGAGGCGACTCGTGCCGGTGAGCGCACCGACTTCGACAAGCTCATCCTCGACGTCGAGACCAAGTCCTCGATGCTTCCGCGCGACGCTGTCGCGTCGGCCGCGAAGACGCTCACCGAGCTGTTCGGTCTCGCCCGCGAGCTGAACGTCGAGGCCGAGGGCATCGAGATCGGCCCGGCGCCGGTCGAGGCGGTGAGCTCCAGCGAGCTCTCCATGCCGATCGAAGACCTCGACCTGTCGGTCCGCTCGTACAACTGCCTCAAGCGTGAAGGCATCAACACGGTGTCCGAGCTCGTCGCCCTCTCGGAGACGCAGCTCATGAACATCCGCAACTTCGGCCAGAAGTCGGTCGACGAGGTGCGCGACAAGCTCATCTCGCTCGGTCTGTCGCTCAAGGATTCGGTGCCCGGTTTCGACGGCGCCCACTTCTACGGCGGCAGCGAAGACGAGTCCTTCTGACCTTCCCGAAATTCTGACCAGGAGTTAGTCAACTATGCCTAAGCCCACCAAGGGTCCCCGCCTCGGAGGCGGCCCCGCACACGAGCGCCTGATGCTTGCCAACCTCGCGGCGGCGCTCTACACCCACAAGTCGATCAAGACGACCGAGACCAAGGCCAAGCGCCTTCGTCCGCTCGCCGAGCGACTCATCACCTTCGCCAAGCGCGGCGACCTGCACGCACGCCGTCGCGTGCTGTCGGTCATCGGTGACAAGGAAGTCGTACACATCCTTTTCGCCGAGATCGCGCCGCTGGTTGCAGACCGTGAGGGCGGCTACACCCGCATCACGAAGGTCGGCAACCGTAAGGGCGACAACGCTCCGATGGCTGTGATCGAGCTCGTTCTCGAGCCCGTCACCCCGAAGGCGAAGTCGACCAAGAAGGCTGCTGCTGCCCCGAAGGCTGCGGAGAAGCCGGCCGAGGAGGCCCCCGTCGAGGAGGCCGCGGAGGAGACCGCTGCTCCTGCCGCGTTCGCCGCCGCAGAGTTCGGTGACGACTCGGCAGAGCCGCTCGAAGACGGTTCCGCTCCCGAGGGCTTCGACATCAAGGGCAACAAGGACTCGATGAAGTTCCACCGCCCCGATGGCCAGTGGTACGACGCCACCGTCGCCGAGGTGTGGTTCCGCACCGCTGAGGCCGCTGAAGCCGCAGGTTTCGTCGAGGCCGGCAAGTAAGCCACAGCTTCACAACGAAGAAGCCCGCCCACCCTTCGGGGTCGGCGGGCTTCTTCGCGTTCGTGGCGCGAGTCAGCGGGCGCGAAGGTCCTTGCGCAGGATCTTCCCGGCAGCGGACTTCGGGATCGCATCGATGAACTCCACCTGGCGCACTTTCTCGTGCGGTGCGACCTTCGCCGTGACGTGAGCCATCACTGCATCCGCGTCGATCTCCGCGCCCTGCTGCACGACGACGAATGCCTTCGGCACTTCCTGCCCG from Microbacterium sp. LWO13-1.2 includes the following:
- the map gene encoding type I methionyl aminopeptidase, which codes for MFRRSIYKTPTQLRAMVEPGLITAAALDTIRPLIRAGVTTLELDAAANRAILERGAESNFQLVRGYHHTICVSVNEQVVHGIPSDRVLQPGDIVSVDCGAQFQGWNGDSAITVVIPDPSRADLVAQREELSRVTEGSMWAGIATMATASHLGDVGAAIQDYIEAQGSSAVTGEPYGILREYVGHGIGRKMHEAPSVFNYRTPDPGAEVKPGLVVAIEPMVTAGGELTFVEDDDWTVSTIDGTDGSHWEHSVAVHDGGIWVLTAPDGGAEGLAPFGVTPVPVA
- a CDS encoding thioredoxin domain-containing protein; protein product: MAAAKGNTTNWFAIWISIAVVVVLVGLGGLVVFLNNMATAPGAAPKSDIVNEETGAISFGTGEEVVDTYVDFMCPACNAFEGQFGEQLQSAAADNEITLNIHPISILDRLSQNTNYSTRAANAAYCVAEDAPDAFLDFFNLLYANQPAENSTGLTDDELAAFAEQAGSAGAADCIADGTFSDFVADRTPETPPGPQGISTPTVTINGERLDLQAGGAAELAKLLGIG
- the infA gene encoding translation initiation factor IF-1, which translates into the protein MAKKDGVIEIEGVISEALPNAMFRVELANGHKVLATISGKMRQNYIRIIPEDRVVVELSPYDLTRGRIVYRYR
- the rpmJ gene encoding 50S ribosomal protein L36 gives rise to the protein MKVNPSVKPICDHCKVIRRHGRVMVICKSNPRHKQRQG
- the rpsM gene encoding 30S ribosomal protein S13 — translated: MARLAGVDIPRDKRVVIALTYIYGVGRTRSVEILKATEIDESIRVKDLSDDQLIILRDYIEGNYKVEGDLRREVAADIRRKVEIGSYEGIRHRRGLPVRGQRTKTNARTRKGPKRTVAGKKKAR
- the rpsK gene encoding 30S ribosomal protein S11, which gives rise to MAAPKAAARKPRRKEKKNIALGQAHIKSTFNNTIVSITDPSGAVISWASSGGVGFKGSRKSTPYAAGMAAESAARQAQEHGVKKVDVFVKGPGSGRETAIRSLTAAGLEVGSIQDVTPQAHNGCRPPKRRRV
- a CDS encoding DNA-directed RNA polymerase subunit alpha codes for the protein MLIAQRPTLIEEKIVENRSRFIIEPLEPGFGYTIGNSLRRSLLSSIPGAAVTSVRLDGVLHEFSTIPGVKEDVTEIILNIKQLVVSSERDEPITAYLRKTGSGEVTAADISAPAGVEVHNPELVIATLNDTAKFELELTIERGRGYVSATQNRNEYAEAGQIPIDSIYSPVLKVSYRVEATRAGERTDFDKLILDVETKSSMLPRDAVASAAKTLTELFGLARELNVEAEGIEIGPAPVEAVSSSELSMPIEDLDLSVRSYNCLKREGINTVSELVALSETQLMNIRNFGQKSVDEVRDKLISLGLSLKDSVPGFDGAHFYGGSEDESF
- the rplQ gene encoding 50S ribosomal protein L17, whose amino-acid sequence is MPKPTKGPRLGGGPAHERLMLANLAAALYTHKSIKTTETKAKRLRPLAERLITFAKRGDLHARRRVLSVIGDKEVVHILFAEIAPLVADREGGYTRITKVGNRKGDNAPMAVIELVLEPVTPKAKSTKKAAAAPKAAEKPAEEAPVEEAAEETAAPAAFAAAEFGDDSAEPLEDGSAPEGFDIKGNKDSMKFHRPDGQWYDATVAEVWFRTAEAAEAAGFVEAGK